In Streptomyces chartreusis NRRL 3882, the following are encoded in one genomic region:
- the zwf gene encoding glucose-6-phosphate dehydrogenase has translation MTEGIPQTAEQETIGTKEDKEARAAQEAAGVEQTGVSGQEQAAPRPEHADPDFANPLRDPRDRRLPRIAGPSGLVIFGVTGDLSRKKLMPAVYDLANRGLLPPGFSLVGFARRDWEDQDFAQVVHDAVREHARTPFREEVWQQLAEGMRFIPGDFDDDTAFKQLRSAVEELDASRGTSGNYAFYLSVPPKFFPKVVQQLKKHKLADAQEGSWRRAVIEKPFGHDLDSACELNAIVHDVFDPEQVFRIDHYLGKETVQNILALRFANQMFEPIWNRSYVDHVQITMAEDIGIGGRAGYYDGIGAARDVIQNHLLQLMALTAMEEPAAFDAASLLTEKLKVLRAVRLPEDLGRHTVRGQYAAAWQGGTKVRGYLEEEGIDQASSTDTYAAIKLQVDNRRWAGVPFYLRTGKRLGRRVTEIAVVFQRAPHSPFDSTATEELGQNAIVIRVQPDEGMTVRFGSKVPGTSMEIRDVTMDFAYGESFTESSPEAYERLILDVLLGDANLFPRHQEVEESWKILDPIEQYWATHGRPAQYASGSWGPAEADEMLARDGRSWRRP, from the coding sequence ATGACTGAGGGCATCCCCCAGACGGCCGAGCAGGAGACCATCGGAACCAAGGAGGACAAGGAGGCCCGGGCAGCCCAGGAGGCGGCCGGGGTGGAGCAGACCGGGGTGAGCGGCCAGGAACAGGCGGCCCCGCGCCCGGAGCACGCCGACCCCGACTTCGCCAATCCCCTGCGCGACCCGCGCGACCGCCGTCTGCCCAGGATCGCGGGCCCGTCCGGGCTCGTCATCTTCGGTGTGACCGGCGACCTGTCCCGCAAGAAGCTGATGCCGGCCGTGTACGACCTGGCCAACCGCGGCCTGCTGCCGCCGGGCTTCTCGCTGGTGGGTTTCGCCCGCCGGGACTGGGAGGACCAGGACTTCGCGCAGGTGGTGCACGACGCGGTCCGTGAGCACGCGCGGACCCCGTTCCGCGAGGAGGTCTGGCAGCAGCTCGCCGAGGGCATGCGGTTCATCCCGGGGGACTTCGACGACGACACGGCGTTCAAGCAGCTGCGCTCCGCCGTCGAGGAGCTGGACGCCTCCCGGGGCACCAGCGGCAACTACGCCTTCTACCTCTCGGTGCCGCCGAAGTTCTTCCCGAAGGTCGTCCAGCAGCTGAAGAAGCACAAGCTGGCCGACGCCCAGGAGGGGTCCTGGCGCCGCGCGGTCATCGAAAAGCCGTTCGGGCACGACCTGGACAGCGCCTGCGAGCTGAACGCGATCGTGCACGACGTGTTCGACCCGGAGCAGGTCTTCCGTATCGACCACTACCTGGGCAAGGAGACCGTCCAGAACATCCTGGCGCTGCGCTTCGCCAACCAGATGTTCGAACCGATCTGGAACCGGTCGTACGTCGACCACGTGCAGATCACCATGGCCGAGGACATCGGCATCGGTGGCCGGGCCGGGTACTACGACGGCATCGGCGCGGCCCGTGACGTCATCCAGAACCACCTCCTGCAGCTGATGGCGCTCACCGCGATGGAGGAGCCCGCCGCCTTCGACGCGGCGTCGCTGCTCACCGAGAAGCTGAAGGTGCTGCGGGCCGTGCGGCTGCCGGAGGACCTGGGCAGGCACACCGTGCGCGGTCAGTACGCGGCGGCCTGGCAGGGCGGCACGAAGGTCCGCGGCTATCTGGAGGAGGAGGGGATCGACCAGGCCTCCTCGACCGACACCTACGCCGCGATCAAGCTCCAGGTGGACAACCGCCGCTGGGCGGGCGTGCCGTTCTACCTGCGCACCGGCAAGCGGCTGGGCCGCCGGGTGACGGAGATCGCGGTGGTGTTCCAGCGCGCGCCGCACTCCCCCTTCGACTCCACGGCGACCGAGGAGCTGGGCCAGAACGCGATCGTCATCCGCGTCCAGCCGGACGAGGGCATGACGGTGCGGTTCGGCTCCAAGGTGCCGGGTACGTCGATGGAGATCCGGGACGTGACGATGGACTTCGCCTACGGCGAGTCGTTCACCGAATCGAGCCCCGAGGCGTACGAACGGCTGATCCTTGACGTCCTCCTGGGCGACGCCAACCTGTTCCCCCGTCACCAGGAAGTGGAAGAGTCCTGGAAGATCCTCGACCCGATCGAGCAGTACTGGGCCACGCACGGCCGGCCCGCGCAGTACGCCTCGGGCAGTTGGGGACCCGCGGAAGCCGACGAGATGCTCGCACGAGACGGACGGAGCTGGCGCAGGCCATGA
- the pgi gene encoding glucose-6-phosphate isomerase — protein sequence MSDSPSGSPELTRRPEWTALEDHRTDALPQPDLRELFAADPGRAERYVVHVGDLRIDYSKHLVTDETLALLQELATATDVFGLRDAMFRGEKINVTENRAVLHTALRAPRDAVIEVDGENVVPGVHAVLDKMAAFADRVRSGEWTGHTGKRIRNVVNIGIGGSDLGPAMAYEALRPFTARELTFRFVSNVDGSDLHEATRDLDPSETLFIVASKTFTTIETITNATSARSWLLNGLEGDEKAVARHFVALSTNAEKVAEFGIDVDNMFEFWDWVGGRYSYDSAIGLSLMIAIGPDRFREMLDGFRIVDEHFRNAPAEANAPLLMGLLGIWYGNFHGAQSHAVLPYSHYLSKFTAYLQQLDMESNGKSVDRDGRPVQWQTGPVVWGTPGTNGQHAYYQLIHQGTKLIPADLIGFARPVAELSDELKAQHDLLMANLFAQGQALAFGNTAEEVRAEGVPEEQVPHRTFRGNHPTTTILATELTPSVLGQLVALYEHKVFVQGAVWNIDSFDQWGVELGKVLAKRVEPALTEGADVPGLDPSTAALVAAYRNHREVN from the coding sequence ATGTCTGACTCCCCCTCCGGATCCCCCGAGCTCACCCGGCGGCCCGAGTGGACCGCACTGGAGGACCACCGCACGGACGCCCTGCCGCAGCCGGATCTGCGTGAGCTGTTCGCGGCGGACCCGGGGCGCGCCGAGCGCTACGTCGTGCACGTGGGCGACCTGCGCATCGACTACTCCAAGCACCTGGTCACCGACGAGACGCTGGCCCTGCTCCAGGAGCTGGCCACCGCCACCGACGTGTTCGGGCTGCGCGACGCCATGTTCCGCGGCGAGAAGATCAACGTCACCGAGAACCGGGCCGTACTGCACACCGCGCTGCGCGCCCCTCGGGACGCCGTGATCGAGGTCGACGGCGAGAACGTCGTCCCGGGTGTGCACGCCGTGCTCGACAAGATGGCCGCCTTCGCGGACCGGGTGCGCTCGGGTGAGTGGACCGGGCACACCGGCAAGCGGATCCGGAACGTCGTCAACATCGGCATCGGCGGCTCGGACCTCGGCCCGGCGATGGCCTACGAGGCGCTGCGGCCGTTCACCGCCCGGGAGCTGACGTTCCGCTTCGTGTCGAACGTGGACGGCTCCGACCTGCACGAGGCCACGCGCGACCTGGACCCGTCGGAGACGCTGTTCATCGTCGCGTCCAAGACCTTCACCACGATCGAGACCATCACCAACGCGACCTCGGCGCGCTCCTGGCTGCTGAACGGCCTGGAGGGCGACGAGAAGGCGGTGGCCAGGCACTTCGTCGCCCTGTCGACGAACGCGGAGAAGGTCGCCGAGTTCGGTATCGACGTCGACAACATGTTCGAGTTCTGGGACTGGGTCGGCGGCCGCTACTCGTACGACTCCGCGATCGGCCTGTCCCTGATGATCGCGATCGGGCCGGACCGCTTCCGGGAGATGCTCGACGGCTTCCGCATCGTCGACGAGCACTTCCGCAACGCCCCCGCGGAGGCCAACGCCCCGCTCCTGATGGGCCTGCTCGGCATCTGGTACGGCAACTTCCACGGCGCGCAGTCGCACGCCGTCCTGCCGTACAGCCACTACCTGTCGAAGTTCACCGCCTACCTCCAGCAGCTCGACATGGAGTCCAACGGCAAGTCGGTGGACCGCGACGGCCGTCCCGTTCAGTGGCAGACGGGTCCGGTCGTGTGGGGCACGCCCGGCACCAACGGGCAGCACGCCTACTACCAGCTGATCCACCAGGGCACCAAGCTCATCCCCGCCGACCTGATCGGCTTCGCTCGGCCCGTCGCCGAGCTCAGCGACGAACTGAAGGCGCAGCACGACCTGCTGATGGCCAACCTGTTCGCGCAGGGGCAGGCGCTCGCCTTCGGCAACACCGCCGAGGAGGTGCGGGCCGAGGGCGTGCCCGAGGAGCAGGTGCCGCACCGCACGTTCCGGGGCAACCACCCCACCACGACGATCCTGGCCACCGAGCTGACCCCGTCGGTCCTCGGCCAGCTGGTCGCCCTCTACGAGCACAAGGTGTTCGTGCAGGGCGCGGTCTGGAACATCGACTCCTTCGACCAGTGGGGCGTCGAGCTCGGAAAGGTGCTCGCCAAGCGCGTCGAGCCCGCCCTGACCGAGGGCGCAGACGTCCCCGGTCTCGATCCGTCCACGGCCGCGCTGGTGGCCGCCTACCGCAATCATCGGGAAGTGAACTGA
- the opcA gene encoding glucose-6-phosphate dehydrogenase assembly protein OpcA, with amino-acid sequence MKIDLTDTTASKINKALVQGRRAIGTPAVGMVLTMVIVTDEENAYDAIKAAEEASHEHPSRTLVVIKRHARTPRDRTQSRLDAEVRVGADAGTGETVVLRTYGEVSDHADSVVLPLLLPDAPVVVWWPMEAPEVPSKDPLGALAQRRITDLYAVENPLEMLESRVRSYAPGDTDLAWTRLTPWRSMLAAALDQARAKVISAAVEAEAENPAAELLARWLEARLHVRVDRVVTAGPVVTAVRLGTENGEIVIDRPEGPLATLTLPGQPSRTLALKVRATSELIAEELRRLDADEMYAIALNGEATEETPAHV; translated from the coding sequence ATGAAGATCGACCTGACCGACACCACGGCAAGCAAGATCAACAAGGCGCTGGTGCAGGGCCGCCGGGCCATCGGCACGCCCGCCGTGGGCATGGTCCTGACGATGGTGATCGTCACGGACGAGGAGAACGCCTACGACGCGATCAAGGCGGCCGAGGAGGCCTCGCACGAGCACCCCTCGCGCACCCTGGTCGTCATCAAGCGGCACGCCCGCACCCCGCGCGACCGCACCCAGTCCCGCCTGGACGCAGAGGTCCGGGTCGGCGCCGACGCCGGCACCGGCGAGACCGTGGTGCTGCGGACCTACGGCGAGGTGTCCGACCACGCCGACTCGGTGGTGCTGCCGCTGCTGCTGCCGGACGCGCCGGTGGTGGTGTGGTGGCCCATGGAGGCGCCGGAGGTGCCCTCGAAGGACCCGCTCGGGGCGCTGGCCCAGCGGCGCATCACCGACCTGTACGCCGTGGAGAACCCCCTGGAGATGCTGGAGAGCCGGGTCCGCTCCTACGCGCCCGGCGACACCGACCTCGCCTGGACCCGGCTGACGCCCTGGCGCTCGATGCTGGCGGCGGCGCTGGACCAGGCCCGGGCGAAGGTGATCTCGGCGGCCGTGGAGGCCGAGGCCGAGAACCCGGCCGCCGAGCTGCTGGCCCGCTGGCTGGAGGCGCGGCTGCACGTCCGGGTCGACAGGGTGGTCACCGCCGGGCCGGTGGTGACGGCGGTCCGGCTGGGCACGGAGAACGGCGAGATCGTCATCGACCGCCCCGAGGGGCCGCTGGCCACGCTGACCCTGCCGGGCCAGCCGTCGCGCACCCTCGCGCTGAAGGTCCGTGCCACCTCCGAACTCATCGCCGAGGAGCTGCGGCGCCTCGACGCCGACGAGATGTACGCCATCGCCCTCAACGGCGAGGCAACCGAGGAGACCCCTGCTCATGTCTGA
- the tkt gene encoding transketolase yields the protein MSTQTADSFEWTELDRRAVDTARLLAADAVQRVGNGHPGTAMSLAPAAYTIFQKVMRHDPADPEWTGRDRFVLSPGHTSLTLYTQLYLAGYELELDDLKAFRTHGSKTPGHPEYGHTAGVETTTGPLGQGVANAVGMAMAARYERGLFDPDAPEGESPFDHTVWAIVSDGDLQEGVSAEASSLAGHQKLGNLVFLYDDNHISIEGDTATAFSEDVLKRYEAYGWHVQRIEPREDGDVDVHALYAALKEAQAETGRPSIIAMRTIIAWPAPNARNTEASHGSALGEDEVAATKRLLGFDPEQSFEVADEVLAHTRAALDRGAEAHAAWDKRIAAWRGENPERAATFDRVSKGELPAGWEDAVPVFEPGKAVATRAASGKVLQALGAVVPELWGGSADLAGSNNTTIDKTSSFLPGGNPLPEADPYGRTIHFGIREFSMAAEMNGIALHGNTRIYGGTFLVFSDYMRNAVRMSALMQLPVTYVWTHDSIGLGEDGPTHQPVEHLAALRAIPGLNVVRPADANETALAWAEILRRHTTGPAPHGLALTRQGVPTYEPHPDVARGGYVRAEAEGGEPQVILIATGSEVHLAVEAREQLQAAGVPTRVVSMPSVEWFEEQPRAYRDSVLPPSVKARVAVEAGIGLTWHRFVGDAGRIVSLEHFGASADAKTLFAEYGFTPENVVAAARESLAAVRG from the coding sequence ATGAGCACGCAGACAGCGGACAGCTTCGAATGGACCGAACTCGACCGGCGTGCCGTCGACACCGCCCGCCTGCTGGCGGCCGATGCCGTCCAGCGGGTCGGAAACGGCCACCCCGGCACCGCGATGAGCCTGGCACCGGCCGCCTACACGATCTTTCAGAAGGTGATGCGGCACGACCCCGCCGATCCGGAGTGGACCGGCCGTGACCGCTTCGTCCTCTCCCCCGGTCACACGTCGCTGACCCTCTACACGCAGCTGTACCTCGCGGGCTACGAGCTGGAGCTGGACGACCTGAAGGCGTTCCGCACGCACGGCTCGAAGACGCCCGGCCACCCCGAGTACGGGCACACCGCCGGCGTGGAGACCACCACCGGCCCGCTCGGCCAGGGCGTCGCGAACGCGGTCGGCATGGCGATGGCCGCCCGCTACGAGCGCGGTCTGTTCGACCCCGACGCCCCTGAGGGCGAGTCCCCCTTCGACCACACCGTCTGGGCCATCGTCTCCGACGGCGACCTCCAGGAGGGCGTCTCCGCCGAGGCCTCCTCGCTGGCCGGCCACCAGAAGCTCGGCAACCTGGTCTTCCTCTACGACGACAACCACATCTCCATCGAGGGCGACACCGCGACCGCGTTCTCCGAGGACGTGCTGAAGCGGTACGAGGCGTACGGCTGGCACGTGCAGCGGATCGAGCCGCGGGAGGACGGCGACGTCGACGTGCACGCGCTGTACGCGGCGCTGAAGGAGGCTCAGGCCGAGACCGGGCGCCCCTCGATCATCGCGATGCGCACCATCATCGCCTGGCCCGCCCCGAACGCGCGGAACACCGAGGCCTCGCACGGTTCGGCGCTCGGCGAGGACGAGGTCGCCGCCACCAAGCGCCTCCTCGGCTTCGACCCGGAGCAGAGCTTCGAGGTCGCCGACGAGGTGCTGGCGCACACCCGTGCGGCCCTGGACCGGGGCGCCGAGGCGCACGCCGCCTGGGACAAGCGGATCGCCGCCTGGCGCGGCGAGAACCCGGAGCGGGCCGCCACGTTCGACCGGGTCAGCAAGGGCGAGCTGCCCGCGGGCTGGGAGGACGCCGTGCCGGTGTTCGAGCCGGGCAAGGCGGTCGCCACCCGTGCCGCGTCCGGCAAGGTGCTCCAGGCCCTCGGCGCCGTCGTCCCCGAACTGTGGGGCGGCTCGGCCGACCTGGCCGGCTCGAACAACACCACGATCGACAAGACGTCGTCCTTCCTGCCGGGGGGCAACCCGCTGCCGGAGGCCGACCCGTACGGCCGGACGATCCACTTCGGCATCCGCGAGTTCTCCATGGCCGCGGAGATGAACGGCATCGCCCTGCACGGCAACACGCGGATCTACGGCGGCACCTTCCTGGTGTTCTCCGACTACATGCGCAACGCCGTCCGGATGTCGGCCCTGATGCAGCTGCCGGTGACGTACGTGTGGACGCACGACTCCATCGGCCTGGGCGAGGACGGTCCGACCCACCAGCCGGTCGAGCACCTGGCCGCGCTGCGGGCGATCCCGGGCCTGAACGTCGTACGCCCGGCCGACGCCAACGAGACCGCGCTCGCCTGGGCCGAGATCCTCAGGCGGCACACCACCGGCCCGGCCCCGCACGGCCTCGCGCTCACCCGCCAGGGCGTGCCCACGTACGAGCCGCATCCGGACGTGGCACGCGGCGGTTACGTGCGCGCCGAGGCGGAAGGCGGCGAGCCGCAGGTGATCCTGATCGCCACCGGTTCCGAGGTGCACCTCGCCGTCGAGGCCCGGGAGCAACTCCAGGCGGCGGGCGTGCCCACGCGGGTCGTGTCCATGCCGTCCGTGGAGTGGTTCGAGGAGCAGCCCCGCGCCTACCGGGACAGCGTCCTGCCGCCGTCCGTGAAGGCCCGGGTCGCGGTCGAGGCCGGTATCGGCCTGACCTGGCACCGGTTCGTCGGGGACGCGGGACGCATCGTCTCCCTGGAGCACTTCGGCGCCTCCGCCGACGCGAAGACCCTGTTCGCCGAGTACGGCTTCACCCCCGAGAACGTCGTCGCCGCAGCCCGGGAATCCCTCGCCGCTGTGCGCGGTTGA
- the tal gene encoding transaldolase, with the protein MITVTEATASAGALKRLSDEGVSIWLDDLSRRRIESGNLAGLVKTRNVVGVTTNPSIFQAAIGSGEGYEEQLADLAVRGVTVDEAVRMMTTADVRAAADVLRPVYDATGGRDGRVSIEVDPRLAHDTVATVAEARQLAWLVDRPNVMIKIPATKAGLPAITEVIGAGISVNVTLIFSLERYREVMDAYLAGLEKAQAAGLDLSAIHSVASFFVSRVDSEIDKRLTLLGTDEALALKGRAALANARLAYEAYEQVFAGPRWHALGGARANPQRPLWASTGVKDPAYKDTLYVDELVAPGTVNTMPEATLNAVADHGDVQGDTVSGSYAQARAGLAAVERLGISYDEVVRQLEDEGVAKFEVAWQDLLDAVTKSLNSKGVDAE; encoded by the coding sequence ATGATCACTGTGACCGAAGCGACCGCGAGCGCGGGAGCACTCAAGCGCCTGTCCGACGAGGGCGTGTCGATCTGGCTGGACGACCTGTCCCGCCGGCGGATCGAGTCCGGCAACCTGGCCGGGCTCGTCAAGACGAGGAACGTCGTCGGCGTCACCACCAACCCGTCCATCTTCCAGGCCGCCATCGGCTCCGGCGAGGGCTACGAGGAGCAGCTCGCCGACCTGGCGGTGCGGGGCGTCACCGTCGACGAGGCCGTCCGGATGATGACGACGGCCGATGTCCGGGCCGCCGCCGACGTCCTGCGGCCCGTGTACGACGCGACCGGCGGCCGGGACGGGCGGGTGTCCATCGAGGTCGACCCACGGCTGGCCCACGACACGGTGGCGACCGTCGCCGAGGCCCGGCAGCTGGCCTGGCTGGTGGACCGCCCCAACGTGATGATCAAGATCCCGGCGACGAAGGCCGGTCTGCCGGCGATCACCGAGGTGATCGGCGCGGGCATCAGCGTGAACGTGACGCTGATCTTCTCCCTGGAGCGCTACCGCGAGGTGATGGACGCCTACCTCGCCGGCCTGGAGAAGGCGCAGGCGGCCGGTCTCGACCTGTCGGCCATCCACTCGGTCGCGTCCTTCTTCGTCTCCCGGGTCGACTCCGAGATCGACAAGCGGCTGACGCTGCTGGGCACGGACGAGGCCCTCGCCCTGAAGGGCAGGGCGGCCCTGGCCAACGCCCGGCTCGCCTACGAGGCGTACGAACAGGTCTTCGCCGGGCCGCGCTGGCATGCCCTGGGCGGTGCCCGTGCGAACCCGCAGCGCCCCCTTTGGGCCTCCACCGGTGTGAAGGACCCCGCTTACAAGGACACCCTGTACGTGGACGAGCTGGTCGCCCCCGGCACGGTCAACACCATGCCGGAGGCCACGCTGAACGCCGTCGCCGACCACGGTGACGTCCAGGGCGACACCGTCAGCGGCTCTTACGCCCAGGCGCGGGCCGGCCTGGCGGCCGTCGAGCGGCTCGGCATTTCCTACGACGAGGTGGTGCGGCAACTGGAGGACGAGGGCGTCGCCAAGTTCGAGGTGGCCTGGCAGGACCTGCTGGACGCGGTCACCAAGTCCTTGAACAGCAAGGGAGTTGACGCGGAATGA
- a CDS encoding glycoside hydrolase family 16 protein encodes MRDTSGRPRARRPLRRAVVAVVSALGLAAVAATAATPSASASAPPPPSGWTQVFLDDFNGPAGSGVNTSDWQYATGKGYPGGPANWGTGEIETMTSSTDNVSLDGNGNLRITPRRDGAGNWTSGRIETNRTDFQPPAGGKLRVESRIQVPNVTGAAAKGYWPAFWMLGAPYRGNYWNWPGVGELDIMENTQGQNTVFATMHCGTSPGGPCNETSGIGSSTTCQGTTCQAGFHTYRMEWDRSTSVEEIRFYLDGVNFHTVRANQVDATTWRNATDHGFFIILNVAMGGGFPDAFGGGPDAGTQPGHPMVVDYVQVLSSGGGTTPPPTGNRDAYSTIQAESYDGQSGVSTETTSDSGGGQNVGSLANGDWLHFKGVNFGSTAARQFSARVASGAAGGVSGLVEVRLDSRSNAPVGSFAVGNTGGWQSWRTVPANIASVTGTHDVYLTFTSGQPADFVNVNWFTFGH; translated from the coding sequence ATGAGAGACACCTCCGGCAGACCCCGAGCACGGCGCCCGCTCCGGCGGGCGGTCGTCGCCGTCGTCAGCGCGCTCGGCCTCGCCGCGGTCGCCGCCACCGCCGCGACTCCCTCCGCGAGCGCCTCCGCGCCGCCGCCCCCGTCGGGCTGGACCCAGGTCTTCCTCGACGACTTCAACGGCCCCGCGGGCAGCGGCGTCAACACCTCCGACTGGCAGTACGCGACCGGCAAGGGCTACCCGGGCGGCCCCGCCAACTGGGGCACCGGCGAGATCGAGACGATGACGAGCAGCACCGACAACGTCTCCCTCGACGGCAACGGCAACCTCCGCATCACGCCCCGGCGGGACGGAGCCGGCAACTGGACCTCCGGCCGCATCGAGACCAACCGCACCGACTTCCAGCCCCCGGCCGGCGGCAAGCTCCGCGTGGAGTCGCGCATCCAGGTGCCGAACGTCACCGGGGCCGCGGCGAAGGGCTACTGGCCGGCGTTCTGGATGCTGGGCGCCCCCTACCGGGGCAACTACTGGAACTGGCCGGGCGTGGGCGAGCTGGACATCATGGAGAACACCCAGGGCCAGAACACGGTGTTCGCGACGATGCACTGCGGCACCTCGCCGGGCGGGCCCTGCAACGAGACGAGCGGCATCGGCAGTTCGACGACCTGTCAGGGCACCACGTGCCAGGCCGGCTTCCACACCTACCGGATGGAGTGGGACCGCTCGACGAGCGTGGAGGAGATCCGCTTCTACCTCGACGGCGTCAACTTCCACACGGTGCGCGCCAACCAGGTCGACGCGACGACCTGGCGCAACGCCACGGACCACGGCTTCTTCATCATCCTGAACGTCGCGATGGGCGGCGGATTCCCGGACGCGTTCGGCGGCGGCCCGGACGCGGGAACGCAGCCCGGCCACCCGATGGTCGTCGACTACGTCCAGGTGCTGTCGTCCGGCGGCGGCACCACGCCTCCCCCGACCGGCAACCGCGACGCCTACTCCACCATCCAGGCCGAGTCCTACGACGGCCAGTCCGGGGTGAGCACCGAGACGACGTCCGACTCCGGCGGCGGCCAGAACGTCGGCTCACTGGCCAACGGTGACTGGCTGCACTTCAAGGGCGTCAACTTCGGCTCCACCGCGGCCCGGCAGTTCAGCGCCCGGGTCGCGAGCGGTGCGGCGGGCGGTGTCAGCGGACTGGTCGAGGTACGGCTGGACAGCCGGAGCAACGCGCCCGTCGGGAGTTTCGCGGTGGGCAACACCGGCGGCTGGCAGTCGTGGCGGACCGTCCCTGCGAACATCGCCTCCGTGACGGGCACGCACGACGTGTACCTGACCTTCACCAGCGGGCAGCCGGCGGACTTCGTGAACGTCAACTGGTTCACCTTCGGGCACTGA
- a CDS encoding helix-turn-helix domain-containing protein, giving the protein MADRSIQGGDGIRTCPFPVELSVGGVGMQVGPMGTGRTWHADAPLERVHRIDFHVVLLFGAGPVRHMVDFTEYEATAGDLLWIRPGQVHRFSRTSEYRGTVLTMQPGFLPRATVEATGLYRYDLPPHLRPDAAQLAGLRDSLGQLRREYEDTETLPLSLHTAVLRHSLTAFLLRLAHLAAGSAESVGQQADSTFTLFRDAVEKDFATNHSVSAYADALGYSRRTLVRAVRGATGDTPKAFIGKRVVLEAKRLLAHTDLPIGRIGAAVGFPDAANFSKFFHQHTDQTPAAFRAELR; this is encoded by the coding sequence ATGGCAGACAGAAGCATCCAAGGCGGCGACGGGATCAGAACGTGCCCCTTCCCGGTCGAGCTGAGTGTCGGCGGCGTCGGCATGCAGGTCGGCCCCATGGGCACCGGCCGCACCTGGCACGCCGACGCGCCCCTGGAGCGTGTGCACCGCATCGACTTCCACGTCGTGCTGCTGTTCGGCGCCGGCCCGGTCCGGCACATGGTCGACTTCACCGAGTACGAGGCCACGGCCGGGGATTTGCTGTGGATCCGCCCGGGGCAGGTCCACCGCTTCTCCCGCACGAGCGAGTACCGCGGAACGGTGCTGACCATGCAGCCGGGCTTCCTGCCCCGCGCGACCGTGGAGGCCACCGGCCTGTACCGCTACGACCTGCCGCCGCACTTGCGCCCCGACGCGGCCCAACTCGCCGGTCTGCGCGACTCGCTCGGCCAGCTGCGACGCGAGTACGAGGACACGGAGACGCTGCCGCTGAGCCTGCACACCGCCGTCCTGCGCCACTCGCTGACGGCGTTCCTGCTGCGGCTCGCCCATCTCGCCGCCGGCTCGGCGGAGTCGGTCGGGCAGCAGGCCGACTCCACCTTCACCCTCTTCCGGGACGCCGTGGAGAAGGACTTCGCCACCAACCACAGCGTCAGCGCCTACGCGGACGCGCTCGGCTACTCCCGCCGCACCCTGGTCCGCGCGGTCCGCGGCGCGACCGGCGACACCCCCAAGGCCTTCATCGGCAAGCGCGTGGTCCTGGAGGCCAAACGGCTCCTCGCCCACACCGACCTGCCGATCGGCCGCATCGGGGCGGCGGTCGGCTTCCCCGACGCCGCGAACTTCTCCAAGTTCTTCCACCAGCACACGGACCAGACGCCGGCGGCGTTCCGGGCGGAACTGCGCTGA
- the gnd gene encoding phosphogluconate dehydrogenase (NAD(+)-dependent, decarboxylating) has translation MQIGLVGLGKMGGNMRERLRNAGHTVIGYDTNPDKSDVASLADLVNELEAPRTVWVMVPAGDPTQHVIDRLADLLKPYDTVVDGGNSRWTDDEKHAEELGKRGIGFVDAGVSGGVWGLKNGYALMVGGEKEYVDRLRPIFEALKPEGPYGFVHAGRVGAGHFAKMVHNGIEYAMMQAYAEGWELLEAVDSVDNVREVFRSWQDGTVIRSWLLDLAVNALDEDEHLEGLRGYAQDSGEGRWTVEAAIDNSVPLPAITASLFSRFASRQDDSPQMKMIAALRNQFGGHAVESAKKA, from the coding sequence ATGCAGATCGGTCTTGTGGGTCTCGGCAAGATGGGCGGCAACATGCGCGAGCGCCTGCGCAACGCCGGCCACACCGTCATCGGCTACGACACCAACCCGGACAAGTCCGACGTCGCCAGCCTGGCCGACCTCGTCAACGAGCTGGAGGCACCGCGCACGGTCTGGGTCATGGTCCCGGCCGGCGACCCCACCCAGCACGTCATCGACCGTCTGGCGGACCTCCTCAAGCCGTACGACACGGTGGTCGACGGCGGCAACTCCCGCTGGACGGACGACGAGAAGCACGCCGAGGAGCTGGGCAAGCGCGGCATCGGCTTCGTCGACGCGGGCGTCTCGGGCGGCGTGTGGGGCCTGAAGAACGGCTACGCCCTGATGGTCGGCGGGGAGAAGGAGTACGTCGACCGGCTCCGGCCGATCTTCGAGGCGCTCAAGCCGGAGGGCCCGTACGGCTTCGTCCACGCGGGCCGGGTGGGCGCCGGGCACTTCGCGAAGATGGTCCACAACGGCATCGAGTACGCGATGATGCAGGCCTACGCCGAGGGCTGGGAGCTGCTGGAGGCCGTGGACTCGGTGGACAACGTCCGCGAGGTGTTCCGCTCCTGGCAGGACGGCACCGTCATCCGCTCCTGGCTGCTGGACCTCGCGGTCAACGCGCTCGACGAGGACGAGCACCTGGAGGGCCTGCGGGGCTACGCCCAGGACTCCGGCGAGGGACGCTGGACCGTGGAGGCCGCGATCGACAACTCCGTCCCGCTGCCCGCCATCACCGCTTCCCTCTTCTCCCGGTTCGCGTCCCGGCAGGACGACTCCCCGCAGATGAAGATGATCGCGGCGCTGCGCAACCAGTTCGGCGGGCACGCCGTCGAGTCGGCGAAGAAGGCGTAG